CTCCAGCCCTATGCCCACATGCAGCAAAACAcactgctggaaaaagaaagggcTCTTGCTGGCTCAGCGAAGGGAAATGCAGATGTGGTTTCGTTCTCCCCGGGAAGATCCCCATGCGAGGAGTCCCTTGGGATGGGCAGAGTGTGGGCAGAGTGCAGGCAGAGTGAGGTGGGGTTGGCTGCTTGTGCAGGGACCCACtggaaggcagggcaggaggctggggCAGCAACAGGCACATCCCTGCTAGCCCAGGCACCGGGGCTGGGTGCCACCTGTGCCACGGTGGCTGCTGACCTGCTCACcgcacagctccaggcacacCGGTCCCGGTGACGTGAAAGGAATTTGGCTGTGAGGAAGCGTTCATGCTAGAATAAGAACTTTGCCATGGGGAAAGCAATGCTGTAAAACCATCCTGCTTTGAATTTGAAGCCTTCCCTCAGGCTGTGTCAGCAATGCCACGTGCACAGGCCGAGCTCATGGAAAGTTTCTGAGCTGGTGTGGCCCCagcctggtggcagcagtgccaccagcagcgAGGGCACCAGACATGTGCCAACCCTACCGCTCCTCAGCCCTgtgacaggaggaaaaatagCCAAAAAGGGGTGTTAGCTGATGATGGAGCTAAGCAAATCCTTCAGCTCACTCTGCCTGGCCAGGGAGGAGCCAGCCCAAAACAGCTCTTAGTTTTTGTCCCCTATAGCCAAGTGATTCCTCTTCTCAAAGCAGCCTGGACCCCCCAGTCTGTCCCCTTGCAGCAGGCAGATTGCAAGGATATGAAGGAGAAGGCTGCATGGGAGGGGCCGGCTGGCgcagagccctccctgccaGCGGCTCCCTCCCGCTCCATTTCACATCTCATTGTCAATGTGGCCAAGCTCTAATCACTTACCCTGAACTCtatattttaattgtgtttGCTCTCATTAGAGCCCTGGGCTACAGGCAGCACATGTGCTACCGGAGAGGAAATCCCCACCCTGTTAATTTTGCTGTGTTCCCAGGTCACTCCAGATTAGCCATggcagtggcaggcaggagaGGCACTACTGCAGCCTCCCCACACACCAGCATCACCACCACAGCTTGGCCAGGCTCCCTGGACAGCTGGCTTAGCTGGATCCCATGTGAGTACTGCATCTCTTGccctcctctcccaggcagCATTACCTGGTGGGGCTGCCGGAAGTGTATCCACTTCACCCTCCCTTCAAATTCCACTTTCTAGTGGGCTCCATCAGGGTGGGATTACTGCAGAGTGGTACCATGCTGCTTCAGGAGCAGAGGGTGTCTTTGCTACCCATTTGGGGAATGGTCTTCAGCCACAGCCTCCCTGCATTGGGCCTGTCCAGGATTCTAGGGGCAATTTTGAAAGTACAGCTCCTTAATGCCAAAGCACCAGGAAGGGGTTTAAATGTACTCTGTAtgttttgcttggttttaaCTCTTCTATCCAACTCTGCTCCCTGAACATTGCACCAGTACCCAAATGGGCGCTCATCACCGTGGCTGTGGCAGGGGCcattctcctccttcccttcctcatCTGCATTGtcaagtgctgctgcagcaagaaGAAGCCCAAGAAGAAGGAGAGAATTGGCTTGTGTGCTGTCAGCAACTCCACCACCACCAACCTCGTGCGTCCTGCCTTCCCCTCAAtcccacctccctcctccctgaggatttgctgctgcactgcccagccccagggctggtgggagcactgcatggcagggacatggcTGAGTGCATCCTGAGGGTAGTGTTGCTCTCTGCTGCAGGTCCAGCCTGAGATGGAGGACTTGGAGTCAGAAGTAGAGCAGAAGCAGCGAGGAAAGCTGCAGTACTCCCTGGAGTACAACTTCCGCATACAGGAGGTGGGGATGCTCATGGCCATGGTACAGCAGGGAAAAGCCATGCTCTTGCATGGTCACTCTTTGCTGCCCACTGAGGTGGATGTACCCTCTCCCACCTGCCTGCAGCCCGCCATCTCTCATGCCTGCATGGTGTGAAGGCATTTCTCACTGTTGCACTCACTTCCCACTGAGCCCCCAGCTGCCTGACCCCATCCTCCTCCCCCCAGTGACCTTGTGCCTCACTCCTCTCCAGCTGAAAGTTGGTGTGAAGCAGGCAGTTGAGCTGAAGGCCATGGACAGCGGAGGCACATCTGACCCATACGTGATTGTCTACCTAACGTCCGATGTGAGGAAGAGATATGAGACCAAGGTTTACCGCAAGACCCTGAACCCCATCTTCAACGAGAGCTTCACTTTCCAGGTACAAACCAAAGCCAATCATGGCTTTTTGGCCCCATCAAGAGTGTTGCATAGACACTGCTCCCTGGGCAAAAACCTTCCAGACAGGGAGATGCTTGTGGAATCAGGACTGAGAAATGTGAgagagggcagggctgccactgAGGAGTGAGTCCAGGCTTTTGGGTCTCCCCTGCAGGTACCCCAGGCTGAGGTGTCTGAATCCACACTGGTGATGCAGGTCTATGACTTCAATCGCTTTGCCAAGCATGACATCATTGGTGAGGTCCGACTGCCCCTGGCCAGTGTCAACCTGCAGCATGTCATCGAGCAGTGGAGTGACCTGGCAGTGTCCAGTAAAGTGGAGGTTGGTCCTGGTGGCTGGGAAACTCTGCTGGGAGGGATGTGCTCTTGCTTGGCTTCCACCACCCAGGAAGCAAGCTCTTAAGGGCAAACATGAGAGTTCGGGAGACTCAGGAAACCTGGGACCAGCCTGGTGCTCCAGCCTCAGGTGAGCTGGCTCCTCTGGCTGGTACTAATTACTGGCATGTCTCCATCAGGAAGAGCATCTGGGTGAGATCTGCTTCTCACTGCGCTACGTCCCCAGCACTGGCAAGCTGACAGTGCTCATCCTGGAAGCCAGGCAGCTGAAGCGGATGGACTCTGATGGACTCTCAGGTCAGTGGGAGCTGCTTGTGCTCAGACCTTCCTCAGGGGTGGCACCAAGAGCTGCAAAGCCTTGAAAACTCTTGGTGTTAAGACCTGCTTCCTGCTGCCACATACTCATCTTGGCTGActcccagcctcccccagcacagaTACTTCAGCTTTGGGCAATGCTCAGGAGGAGATGGCATGGCTGGATTGTACAGGGAGCTTTGCAGGAGGAAGTGAGCTCTGAGGCGGCTGTCTCACCATCAGGAGTGACAAGTGGGATGCCATGGTCTCCTTGGGAATGGTTCAGGAAGGCTGTTTTGTGGCTGAGTTCTTCAGTCAAAAACTGTCACttgtgccaggtgtgccctcTGTCTTTACAGATCCTTTTGTCAAGGTGCATCTCATACTGAAcaggaagaaatggaagaaaaaaaggacaagtgTGAAGAAAAACACCTTAAGCCCTTACTTCAATGAGGTGTTTGTTTTTGACGTGCCTTTCAGTCAGATCCAGGTGGGTTTCCCTGAAGTGCCCAAGGCTAAGCAGGTCCCCACTGCAGCAAACCCCTTCCCACTGACCCTCTTTCTTGTGTCCCCTCCAGAATGTGGACGTGGTCATCTCTGTCTGGGATCATGACAAAGTGACCAAGAATGAGCCCATCGGCAAACTCTTCCTGGGCTGCCGAGCCACAGGCAACCAGCTGCGGCACTGGTCCGACATGCTGTCCAACCCACGCCGTCCCCTCGCCCAGTGGCacatcctgcagcccccagacGTGGTGGACAAAGCCCTGGGACTGAAGTCCCACCTCAAGCTGCCCCTGCACTCCAGATAGTGGGGGTCTCCTTCTCCACCTGGGGAGCAGGATGGTGGGCTTGTGGAGGAGTGAAGGGGTGCTGCTCAGCAAGCTCTGGACATGTTGGTCCCAGCTCACTGTCAGCAAAGAGGGAACTGGGACTCCTTCAGCAAAGAGGGGCTGGGACTCCTTCTGGCCAAGAGATGATTTGGCTGCTGGTACAGCTCATGTTCTGTGTAAtgcctgggacagggcagctcGGTATCCCAGGGCAAGGCTGGATGTGGAGCAGAGGGTGCTAGAGGGGATCCCAACTGCTCATGGGCTAGGGGGGGAAATACACAGAGCTTCAGGCACATGCAAAACACAGTCCATTGATATTTATAAAGCAGAGGGTTAACGTGCCAGTGGCATGGGTGGGAAGTTTCTTTAGTTGTGAATAACTTGGCAAGGAATGTGTTCTTGGAAAGGCTTCATGTGTCCTGTGAAGGATTTTAAACAAGACCAAGGTATTGAAGAATGTAAGAGGCTTGAGAGAAGGAATACATTTGGATGAGGAAGGTGCTGTGGAAATGTCAGACTAACTCTTTAGTGCCTCTGCAATGTGTGTTCTGTCCTGGCTACAGGCTAAATGAAAAGCAATGTGGCTTCACACTTAGCCCCTTGTCAGCCCGTGATGATTTGTGCACACGAAGGTGTGACTCAGGCTCTGGGAATCACCAGTGACCATCCCCATGGAGCACACAGATGAAGATACACAGTGTCAGCTCCATTCATCTCGCGTGGTCCTACAGGAGTGTCACAGCAAGGTTTGCACCTCTGGCACCAGGAGTTCCTGCCAGGGTGGAGGGGCTGCGGTCTTGCTTTCACACTGTGATCACACCACCCTGGTAAAGGCTGGCTCACAGCCCTCACCTCACTTCTGGGCAGGTTTCATGTTTAATCTGGGAGGTTTTTTGTGGCCACATGTCCTGCCCCATCCTGCTTTGTGGGGCCTTGGTGTGGGGGCTATGTAAGTAAAGCTCTCTCCTAGAAGGATGAGGGCATGGGAGTGGTACCCTTACATGCCCTTGAGTATGCTGCAGTTTGGGGTGAGTCCAGAGCAGCTTCTCCGAGCCATCTGCAGGAGGAAGCTCCTGCACTGGGCTAGAGCAGGAGGGAATTGCTCCTGTTCTAAAATGTTTCTGCTACAAAACAGCCACAGAACACAAGATCTGGGCTCATGCTGTGGAATTTTGGCCCTAAAGACAAAAGTCCTTTTCaccacagggagctgcaggcacagtgCTAATAGCTATTGCCTGGGCTCTGGAGGGGAGAGAGCCTGGCACATTAATGAAAAgctattaatattaaaaaccaGTTAATCTGTGATTACCCAGAGCTCCACAGAGCGACTATCCAAGAGTTAAACAAACATGAAGCTGAGGAAGATTATGAAAAGTCTCGATAGAGATTAATGACCTGAGCTTAACCataaagagctgctgctgtgtctgccTCCTGATGAATATTCTCCAGGCTTTGCTGTGGCCGTGAGGAGGGCAGAAATGACAGGGTGGTTTTGAGATGACTGTAGCAAGTGAAGTGTGGCTTCTGCTGGGGAAACAGCATCTGCTGGCAGCCGCTAATGAGATGGAGGAGGAAATCAGTCACCTGAGAAAGACGTGTAAAGGGATATTTTACAGCCTCAGCCTTCCATCTCAACTTTAGAATCAGCCTAGAACAGGCTGTGCAGAAGGGAACATCTCTGAATTGCATTTGGGGTTCCAAATCTATTTCCAGGTTGGTTTTTGGTATGCAGTTGTGGTGATTTAGGGCCATGCAGCATCCAGAAAGGGCTTTTGGAGGTGTTTGGAACAGGcagttcttatttttttgtgtgtgtatatgtgcaCTTTTTCCAGTCCCTCTATTTTGAAGTCATAGCCTTGAGGTCCACTGCATAATTTATGGGCTTGGGCATAAAAGTATGTGCATATTAGTCCCAAAACAGATGCAGTTGAAGGAGGTGCAGAGACAGCTCCCCCTTGAGAAAAGTTACTCCCCACACCAGTGCCTGTCCCTTCTCTCTCCAGCTTTGGCCTTGCTCAGTGCTGGTgaacagagctggagagggaagcTCGTGGTGCTTTTAGGGGAAAGGCCAGGGAATGTGGGAGTGAGCAcccagctgggctggccctgggcaaCCTGGAGTGAGTATTTGTGCAGTAAAACTCAGCAAACCGAGTTGTTTGTTCAGGAGGGAGAGGCAAGCAGGTGGGGATGTTCTCCACCCAGCTCCAGCTTTTAATGCACCGCCAaggctgttttttcccctctgtcaTCATTTCTCCTCCTCAGTAAGCCTTGTGTGCTTACAGCACGGCTTTGGGCACTCTCCTCCCCTGGCAGGATCCTCTTAGTATCTGCTGGCAGCTGTTTGAAGCAGGGCTGGTGGATCTGGGCTTCATTTCATGCCTTATTTCACCCCAAATGAACACAGCCTGCTCGGGAGCCTGTTTGCAGGAAGGCAGACAGCCCTGTCTGGTGTGCAAACCATCTCCTTTGCACCTCCCTGTGGCCTTGGCGGGGCTGGCTGTCCCTCATCGATCAAAGCCAGATGCCTGAGCATCTTCTGCCTCACTAATGCTCCTCCTGCACTTGGAGGGTGCAAGATGCGACAAGAAAAGtaaaggagggggaaagccaGCTCCTCCTCAGTTTGTGTCTGCGCTGGATTCCCGTGCCTGCATCTAGAGGGCAGGGCAGTACgtgctctgggctgtgtcatCTGCTCTGTGGCCCCCGTTAGAGCCTCACCAGCCAAGATTTCTCCTTCTGGAGATGGAGCCCGTGTTCAAGAGGGAGAGAAAACGGCGATGCTGTGCGAGCCCTTTCCCATGGCTGCACAGCCCTTTGCTAGCCATGTGGCAATGCTGGAGGTGTCTGAGTGCCTTTTTCCAGGaggcaggagccagccctgaTCCTGCACCACAGGGCTCAGGAGGGTTTTGCTGGTGGTtaagggaggggaagaaaagcaagtaCCCAAACCATCCAAGGTGGTGGATGGGGAGTTTGCCTCTCTGCATTTAATTAGCAGCTTTGCAGGTCAGTGTCAAGGCAAAAAGCAAGGCTTGGGCCAAGCAGAGGTCTGTTAAAAGAGATGAGAAGCACTGAAAATTGAAGTGTGTATTTGTTATTAAGATTTACAATCTCAATTATTTACATCCAGATCCAAGACTTCTGGCCTCCAGAAGTCCCTCCCAAAGTGAATTATTCCCTCATTCAGTGattctttttgttatttgtcCCTGCACTCAAGGAAATCAAATGGGAGGGCTGCACAAGGAGAAGGCTGAGCCTCATATGTGCTTGTCACCAGTCGTCTGCAGTGAGACAAAAATGATTATGGGTTGTCATCGTTCGGCCTGGGTATGGCCTGGCTGTCATCCAGCCACAGATTTTTTGGCTAGTCTCTGAGTTTTTGAGAGCTGGAGAGCATCTAAGCTCTTCTCACTATGAGCAAGCATGCCTGCTTTATAAATATTCTTTAGCTAGCATCTTTATGCCTTGCAATTTTATGGGCAAAATGTGTACTTTTGTCATGCataggattattttttaaaactccagCTCCTGGATCCTTATCCCTAGTTCCCTTTCTCTATCCTCTTTCTCCTACCATTTTCTtaccctttttccttctcccttttgcCAGCCCCTTTCCCCTGCTCTGATGGCTCCTGGGGCTCTTGTATCTGGCACTGTTCCTGCCCCAGGTTGGACTTGTTTTGCCTCTGGATAGAGAAATATTGTTTGGACCAGTTTACCTCTCAATGCACCTTGCCCTGCTAtgggcaggaagggaggggTAGAAGCCCCAGACAGTCCAGTCTGAGAAAAAGGTATAATAATGGGCTCACAGAGGTACTTTCCAAAGTTCTGACTTTAACTTTGTGGGCAAACTTGGAACAAACAGACTTCCCATTTCTCCATATTCCAGATCTAGACAGGATGGAACCAAAGAAGAAGCAGCATGAGGATTTCACAGTTTTCATGCTGCTGGGCAAAAAGTGCTCCCTGAAGAAGTTTGGTGCTCTGGGTGAATGGGTATCCATCAGTGATGACTTGTTGCATGTCAACAAGATGGGAATTTCTCAACCAGCTTTGCTGAGTTCACAGAGAGGTGATGAAACCCCTGCAGGCACTTACTGCCACTCAATTTGAGCAGAAACAAGCACAGAGTCAGGAAGAGGAGTTTAACTGAGCTGAAAAGAGGCCTTGACCTGCAAACAACCCAACCCGTATCGTGTTTTACATTCTGTGAGCAGCATCTGGGAAGATGGTGGGTTTGCAAACAAGTGTTTCATCACCCTGCTCATGAACATGGACATTGCAGATGTCCTTGTCTGAGGCTGAAAAGCTCTCTGTGGGAAATGGGCGCTTTGAGTTGTGAATCAGTCATTGCTGACTTAGTAAAAGAAACATTGCCCTCTTGGAAGAGCGGGTGAAGAGCCCAGTGCCCATGAAAAAGGTGGCTGTCTCACATGGAAATCTGCCCAGTTGGCATCTGGTTTTGCCCTGGATGGAGAGCATTTTCCTCTTAACTTTTACATACAAGTCAGAACAATTTAGACATAGAAGCCTGAATTTTGGCATGAAGGTTTTCACTTAAGACAGTCCAGTTAAAACACTTGGCTTTGATGTTCATTCTAGATGTGACAAAGGATGTGTTCATACCTGTAAAGGCCTCTGCTGAAGGTTTCTCTGCTTTGGATGCACTCATCCCACACCACCCCCAACTTTTGCACATATGCTAAACTCAGGTCTGCCTTCATTAAAGGAAATTCATGTCTCAGATGCTCTGTGAATTAACTGGCTTTGGGGATATTCTTGAGAGACGCTCAGTGGGGTTGGGTGTTGAgttttcctggcacagctctctcCTACTCTGAGCTCATCCCCTCTGTTGCCCAACCTGAATGAGAAGCACCTCTAGAAGAGCTTCCAGAGGCCCATCTCTTTGCAGGTATCTTCTCCCAAGGCTTTCACAATGTGTGCAGGAGGTGAGGCTGCCAAGGGTCTTTGTTGCTGACAGCTTTCTTTTGTAAAATGTGTCTGAAGTCACACAGCATTTACAAAAAGCCAGTGTGCTTGGAATGAATAATTCTGGAGAATCATTCCTTGCAAGGCTACTGGTTTGTAGGGGAATTGTAGATCTTGGGGAGAGAAGAGCTTAGTGATTTATTAGTGTTTCTTGAGCTCtatggcctttttttttttgaagttacatcatgttcctgctgctgctttgtcttGGCACAGAGAGCCTGAAAGACCTTTTGAGAGCAAAGACATGTTTCAGCCATACTCATTTGAGCACACAGAGGTCTCAGCATGTTCCCCAGACACGTTCTGGGTCATACCCTGGTCTTAACCAGGCTTTGAGGATGTGCATATACATGAAGGATTGTGATCAGGTGTTGGGTCACTTGGGTAATACTATCCAGGGACAAGCTGGGTGGAAATTCCAGAGGGATCACCTCCTGTACACATTAAATGCTGAAGGCTGGGCACTAGTCAGAAGTGTTCACTTTCCAGGGGGCTGCCAACTCAGCCTGGGGATATGGAAGCAGAGCACACTGTGGAAGAGTCCAAGGCTTCTGGTCCTGGGCAGAAGTGAGAAAAGCTCCTGAGAGAAGTGAGGTTtg
This region of Catharus ustulatus isolate bCatUst1 chromosome 6, bCatUst1.pri.v2, whole genome shotgun sequence genomic DNA includes:
- the SYT8 gene encoding synaptotagmin-8; the protein is MAVAGRRGTTAASPHTSITTTAWPGSLDSWLSWIPLPKWALITVAVAGAILLLPFLICIVKCCCSKKKPKKKERIGLCAVSNSTTTNLVQPEMEDLESEVEQKQRGKLQYSLEYNFRIQELKVGVKQAVELKAMDSGGTSDPYVIVYLTSDVRKRYETKVYRKTLNPIFNESFTFQVPQAEVSESTLVMQVYDFNRFAKHDIIGEVRLPLASVNLQHVIEQWSDLAVSSKVEEEHLGEICFSLRYVPSTGKLTVLILEARQLKRMDSDGLSDPFVKVHLILNRKKWKKKRTSVKKNTLSPYFNEVFVFDVPFSQIQNVDVVISVWDHDKVTKNEPIGKLFLGCRATGNQLRHWSDMLSNPRRPLAQWHILQPPDVVDKALGLKSHLKLPLHSR